GTCTGAGGGGAAAGTcggggtggggattggggggcCGGGGCAGAACCCGCAATGCTCAGCAGTTGCTGTTGTGGATGAGGCGGCATTTCAGGAGTTTCAGGTAGCTGTCGATCTTGTGGGAATCCCTCCGCAGACAGTGCAGGAGGTTGTAGAAGGTGAAGAGGCGGCTGTTCTCGTCGGCTTTCTGCAGGGCGGGCAGCCCGGACCAGGTCGAGAAGACTTCGCTGCCCGTTTCTCCCGGACGGACCTAGTCGGCGAGAAGACAAATCGCAGCCCGTGCCATCTGTTTAATGATTTCCAAtttgatgataacgatgatgacgttaataatactactaggagccaagcaccggggcagatatgcagtaataataacaattgtggtatttaagtgcttactctgtgccaggcgctgtactaagccctgggatggatacaagcaaagcaggtgggacgcaatccccgtcccacgtggggctcacagtcttcatcattttacagaagaggaaactgaggcctgcagaagtgcagtgacttgcccagggtcacagagcaggcatgtggcagagctgagattagaacccaggtccttctgactcccaagcctgtgctctatccactaaccctgctttctgaggaagagggaggacaggtaccctatccccatttttactaatggggaactgaggcccagagaggttaagggacttgcccgaggtcacctggCGGGCAagtgggggctgggaagaggtGGCTTCCTGATGGAAAGGATTCCCAAGGGCTGAGAAAGGGGGCTTTCAGGGAGTTAAAAGGGCAGGAAGCGATATTGTTAACTGGCGGGGGAATAGGCGAGGATGAGGCCCTCTTCGTCTCTGAGGGGTCATCCCGCTCAGCTTCTCTGAGGAGGGGACATCTCGCCATGCCATCCgtggcagagagaataataataataataatgatggcatttgtgaagagcttactatgtgcaaagcactgttctaagcgctggggtggatgcaaggtgatcaggttgtcccacgtggggctcacagctttaatccccattttccagatgagggaactgaggtccagagaagttaagtgacttgcccaaagtcacacagctgacaagtgacctctgactcccaagcccgggctctttccacggagccatactGCTTGGGACAACCATCACCTGGCCCACGATCTTCTCCATGCCCTCCAGAAGACTGCGGTTCTGCTCCTCGATCTCCATCGCTTTCAGGACGAGGGCGTCGGGGACCTCTTCCATCGCCCGCACTTCAGCGACCAGGTGGTAGAGGGGCTCGTTCCAGGAGCGCAGGATACTCAGCACCAAGTTCAGGAGGTCCTCGTGCTGCCCACCACCACCGAGAGAGACCATTAAAATACCaacgaataatgatggtatttgtcaataataataatgatggaatttgttaagcgcttactatctgcaaagcactgttctaagcgctggggaggttacaaggtgatcaggttgtcccacggggggctcacagttttaatccccattttacagatgagggaacggaggcccagagaagtgaagtgacttgcccaaagtcacacagctgacagtaggcgaagctgggatttgaacccatgacctctgactccaaagccggctctttccactgagccacgcagcttctcaagtgaagcgcttactacgtatcaagcactgttctgagtactggggtagacgcgagttaatcaggttggacacgatccctacatggggctcacactctcttccccattttacagatgagagaattgaggcacagagaagtgaagtgacttgcccaaggtcacccagcagacgtggcagaactggggttggaacccagatcctttggattTCCAGGTCTGGGATctatctacagagaagcagcgtggctcagtggaaagatcacgggctttggagtcagaggtcatgggttcgaattcccgccccgccaattgtcagctgtgtgactttgggcaagtcacttcacttctctgggcctcagttccctcatctgtaaaatggggattaatgtgagccccgtgtgggacaacctgatcaccttgtaacctccccagcgcttagaacagtgcttggcatatagtaagcgcttaataaatgccattattattattattattattgttattattactaaaccacgctgcttcccccgggGCCATGGAGATTGTTCAGATTTCCCCAGGGAGCTGGCTTCCCAAAGCTAGGAGACAATATTGCACCCCGGATGATAGAATTTTTTCCAAGAACTTTCACCTATTTcttgttctaatgtactctcccaagcgcttagtacagtgttctgcacacgataagcactcactaaatacaattgactgaccagtTGACCTgcttaataattacggtgttttatatttgtcaagcactgttttaagtgttggatagggactgctctatatgttgccaacttgtacttcccaaacacttagtacagtgctctgcacacagtaagcgctcaataaatacgattgatgatgatggatagatCGAAGTTAATCGGTCGGACATAGTCTgtatcccccatggagctcacagtccaagaaggatggaggacaggcattgactccacattttacagttgaggaaactgaggcacagtcaagtaatttgcccaaggtcacacagtaggtaaatggcaaagctgggatta
This sequence is a window from Tachyglossus aculeatus isolate mTacAcu1 chromosome X2, mTacAcu1.pri, whole genome shotgun sequence. Protein-coding genes within it:
- the PRL gene encoding prolactin; protein product: MGPRRSPSKGLLMLLLTSNLLLAKSVASLPICPSGATNCQVSLSDLFERAVVLSHYIHSLSSEMFTEFDEHYAQGHGFMTKAINSCHTASLATPQDKEEAQKIHHEDLLNLVLSILRSWNEPLYHLVAEVRAMEEVPDALVLKAMEIEEQNRSLLEGMEKIVGQVRPGETGSEVFSTWSGLPALQKADENSRLFTFYNLLHCLRRDSHKIDSYLKLLKCRLIHNSNC